The Choristoneura fumiferana chromosome 11, NRCan_CFum_1, whole genome shotgun sequence genome includes a region encoding these proteins:
- the LOC141432910 gene encoding uncharacterized protein isoform X1 yields MGAVQCLLLLALLLWQASASPAVLNHDASSHPSLSELSTRVAPRAPLLKDSRLPLPGPQDIEAIKKVAQILAMLAEQVIPAIIGEPPGACAPATPTTRRQTPSTTRRQLTIN; encoded by the exons ATGGGGGCGGTACAGTGTCTTCTTCTCCTGGCGTTGCTGCTATGGCAAGCTTCTGCCTCGCCAGCTGTT TTGAACCACGACGCGTCCTCCCACCCGTCGCTGTCGGAGCTGTCGACGCGCGTGGCGCCGCGTGCGCCGCTGCTGAAGGACAGCCGGCTCCCGCTGCCCGGGCCCCAGGACATTGAGGCCATCAAGAAGGTGGCCCAGATCCTGGCCATGCTGGCCGAACAG GTGATCCCGGCGATCATCGGCGAGCCGCCGGGCGCCTGCGCGCCTGCGACGCCGACGACCCGCCGCCAGACCCCGTCAACGACAAGACGACAACtgacaattaattaa
- the LOC141432910 gene encoding uncharacterized protein isoform X2, protein MGAVQCLLLLALLLWQASASPAVLNHDASSHPSLSELSTRVAPRAPLLKDSRLPLPGPQDIEAIKKVAQILAMLAEQVLGG, encoded by the exons ATGGGGGCGGTACAGTGTCTTCTTCTCCTGGCGTTGCTGCTATGGCAAGCTTCTGCCTCGCCAGCTGTT TTGAACCACGACGCGTCCTCCCACCCGTCGCTGTCGGAGCTGTCGACGCGCGTGGCGCCGCGTGCGCCGCTGCTGAAGGACAGCCGGCTCCCGCTGCCCGGGCCCCAGGACATTGAGGCCATCAAGAAGGTGGCCCAGATCCTGGCCATGCTGGCCGAACAGGTACTGGGGGG GTGA
- the LOC141433034 gene encoding sodium channel protein Nach-like has translation MLELLKQRYDNKRFICNMILKRFLSQKNAAVESSTFLKELIDTSSDCLSALANIGVDVSTWDAIVIHLLTLKLDQETRKQWELSATGGRKGMSTAVTPRGPPEWSSAVREAADDGAAVSGAAHPGAASGPSLRRLTSQYGFPDYNVSLLMLQLAPSCDSMLVKCAWRGKEMPCDYLFAMRVTSVGYCCVFNSRYEPYDMENPPRVLDREGKDNGLSVIYREDIDDFGLVRRPVHGIEVLIFDGMEYPLLEGGGVRVQRTQPNAVVFFKLSTRTQLASSSLSIFPEFLRGCRMKSGSSQPSYSWCLMDPRQDLVCSLDHLLCLNKHREKFLNRFPSTSSQLHLPEESVNALFCPDCQPDCARTAHTVVSNRVPFNHLRKMLRDSFTHGIKDIANISLLRFFYPTMEKDLYTLEPDEVWFERIASLSSQWVGVLGLTMVTLCELVFHCTVRWRHHYTRRMTLH, from the exons ATGTTGGAGCTTCTAAAGCAGCGCTACGACAATAAACGGTTCATATGCAATATGATTTTAAAACGCTTTTTGAGTCAAAAAAATGCTGCTGTAGAATCTTCAACATTCTTGAAAGAGCTCATTGACACTAGCTCGGATTGTTTGAGTGCCTTAGCTAACATCGGTGTAGACGTGAGTACATGGGATGCTATTGTCATCCATTTGCTCACTCTAAAGTTAGACCAAGAGACTCGCAAGCAGTGGGAATTGAGTGCAACTGGAG GAAGGAAAGGGATGAGTACCGCCGTTACTCCACGAGGACCTCCGGAATGGTCTTCTGCAGTTCGGGAGGCTGCAGACGATGGCGCTGCTGTCTCCGGCGCTGCCCATCCAGGAGCAGCAAGTGGACCTTCCCTGCGACGTCTCACAAGCCAATACGGTTTTCCTGACTATAACGTTAGCCTGCTCATGTTACAG CTGGCGCCGAGCTGTGACTCCATGCTGGTGAAGTGCGCGTGGCGCGGGAAAGAGATGCCCTGTGACTATCTGTTCGCCATGCGGGTCACCTCAGTCGGTTACTGTTGCGTTTTCAATTCTCGATACGA ACCGTACGATATGGAGAATCCCCCGAGAGTACTGGATCGCGAGGGAAAGGACAACGGGCTCTCCGTGATCTATCGAGAGGACATTGACGACTTTGGTTTAGTAAGAAGGCCAGTTCACGGAATAGAG GTGCTGATATTCGATGGCATGGAGTACCCCCTCTTGGAGGGAGGAGGGGTGCGCGTGCAGAGAACACAACCTAATGCCGTTGTCTTCTTCAAGCTAAGCACTCGGACGCAGCTCGCCAGTTCAAGTCTCAGCATCTTTCCGGAATTTCTG CGTGGATGCCGCATGAAGAGTGGGTCTTCGCAGCCCAGCTACTCGTGGTGCCTGATGGA CCCGCGCCAGGACCTCGTCTGCTCACTCGACCATCTTCTCTGCCTCAATAAACATCGAG aAAAGTTCCTCAACCGCTTCCCTAGCACCTCCTCGCAGCTCCACCTGCCGGAGGAGTCAGTAAACGCGCTGTTCTGTCCCGACTGCCAGCCCGACTGCGCGCGCACCGCTCACACTGTCGTCAGCAATCGCGTGCCCTTCAACCACCTACGCAAGATGCTCCGGGACAGTTTTAC TCACGGCATCAAGGACATCGCGAACATTTCTTTGCTGCGTTTCTTCTACCCGACGATGGAGAAAGACCTGTACACCCTCGAGCCTGACGAGGTCTGGTTTGAGCGCATCG CATCTCTCAGCAGCCAATGGGTGGGTGTTCTCGGCCTGACGATGGTGACGCTGTGCGAGCTGGTGTTCCACTGCACGGTCCGGTGGCGCCACCACTACACGAGGCGGATGACACTGCATTGA